In the genome of Monodelphis domestica isolate mMonDom1 chromosome 2, mMonDom1.pri, whole genome shotgun sequence, one region contains:
- the monDomV1R1203 gene encoding vomeronasal 1 receptor monDomV1R1203 (The RefSeq protein has 9 substitutions compared to this genomic sequence), with amino-acid sequence MFSKENIFGTVFACQVVTGVLGNSLILYFYILNFLHGHREKPIDFILTHLSLINVLLLVTKGIPRTVTLLGIRHFLGDIACKTIVYLDRVFRSLSLCSTSILSSYQAITLSSNSPVCAVLKAKASKHITASFILCWMLSLLTEGAIPIYKITLQNSSRFRNNWNLDYCIFSIYFMNTFNTILLKILYDSVWFGLTTYSSIYIIFLMQKHHKKVLHIRSTNFSPKTCPEIKATNTVVILVNSFICFHLVSSIFFALHKSQISSSWMLHVSAFMSGCFPTFCPIVLISSMSRFSTTCFFSNCRTKPPSSKIASVCKNLLDFPSLA; translated from the coding sequence AtgttttctaaagaaaatatctttggaaCTGTCTTTGCTTGCCAGGTTGTAACTGGAGTCCTAGGAAATTCactcattctttatttctatatattaaattCTCTCCATGGTCATAGGGAAAAACCCATAGATTTTATTCTTACCCATTTGTCCCTTATCAATGTCTTATTACTTGTTACTAAGGGAATACCCCGAACAGTGACACTTTTAGGAATAAGACATTTCCTTGGTGATATTGCTTGTAAAACTATCGTCTACTTGGATAGAGTCTTTCGGAGCCTTTCCCTTTGTAGCACAAGCATTTTGAGCAGCTACCAGGCTATCACTCTCAGTTCAAACAGCCCTGTGTGTGCAGTACTCAAAGCAAAGGCCTCAAAACACATCACTGCTTCCTTTATCCTCTGTTGGATGCTCAGTTTACTGACAGAAGGAGCTATTCCCATATATAAAATTACACTCCAAAATAGCTCAACTTTTAGGAGCAACTGGAACTTAGACTATTGCATTTTCAGTATTTATTCCATGAACACCTTCAACACCATGCTACTGAAGATCCTTTATGATTCTGTGTGGTTTGGACTCACAACATATAgcagtatatatattatatttctcaTGCAAAAACATCACAAAAAAGTTCTTCACATTCGTAGCACCAACGTCTCCCCTAAAACCTGTCCTGAGATCAAAGCCACCAATACTGTTGCGATACTTGTGAACAGTTTTATCTGTTTTCATTTAGTcagttccattttttttgctCTTCATAAATCTCAAATATCTAGTTCTTGGATGTTACATGTCTCTGCCTTTATGAGTGGATGTTTTCCAACTTTCTGCCCCATTGTGCTGATGAGCAGTATGAGTAGGTTCTCCACAacctgttttttttccaattgcagAACAAAACCTCCATCTTCAAAGATTGCATCGGTGTGAAAGAATTTGCTAGATTTTCCCTCCTTGGCTTGA